The following are encoded in a window of Chiloscyllium plagiosum isolate BGI_BamShark_2017 chromosome 11, ASM401019v2, whole genome shotgun sequence genomic DNA:
- the LOC122554329 gene encoding cytochrome c oxidase assembly factor 7 isoform X1, with amino-acid sequence MAGLINFQNEAEVREFLDNLGIEYTYQCYREKDPEGCQRLADYLEGIKKNYEAAAQVLKHNCEENQHGESCYKLGSYYIVGKGGLQQNLKTAYECFVKSCEKDGKKSVDACHNAALLAHDGQVFDTKPDSVKARDYYTKACNGNFAPSCFNLSTIYIQGASGVTKDMGKALKYSLKACDLGHIWACANTSRMYKLGEGTPKNNEKAELFKNRAKELHKEQKEFSQQLKFGQ; translated from the exons ATGGCTGGACTTATCAATTTCCAGAATGAAGCAGAAGTGAGAGAGTTTCTGGATAATTTAGGCATCGAGTATACTTAtcagtgttacagagagaaagaTCCGGAAG GGTGTCAAAGGCTTGCTGATTACTTGGAagggattaaaaaaaattatgaagcaGCTGCTCAGGTATTGAAACACAACTGTGAGGAAAACCAGCACGGAGAAAGTTGCTATAAACTTGGCTCTTATTATATAGTTGGAAAAG GTGGATTACAACAAAATCTGAAGACTGCCTACGAATGCTTTGTTAAATCATGTGAAAAAGATGGTAAGAAGTCAGTTGATGCTTGCCATAACGCTGCATTGTTAGCTCATGATGGACAAGTATTCGATACGAAACCAGACTCTGTGAAAGCCAGAGATTACTACACCAAAGCTTGCAATGGAAATTTTGCACCCAGCTGTTTCAACCTAAGTACCATCTACATCCAGGGAGCATCAGGAGTGACCAAGGATATGGGCAAGGCCCTAAAATATTCTCTGAAAGCATGTGATCTAGGGCATATCTGGGCATGTGCAAATACAAGTCGAATGTACAAATTAGGAGAGGGTACacctaaaaataatgaaaaagctGAACTTTTCAAAAACAGAGCAAAGGAATTGCATAAGGAGCAAAAGGAATTTTCACAGCAATTAAAGTTTGGACAGTAA
- the LOC122554329 gene encoding cytochrome c oxidase assembly factor 7 isoform X2, whose protein sequence is MERVGQGCQRLADYLEGIKKNYEAAAQVLKHNCEENQHGESCYKLGSYYIVGKGGLQQNLKTAYECFVKSCEKDGKKSVDACHNAALLAHDGQVFDTKPDSVKARDYYTKACNGNFAPSCFNLSTIYIQGASGVTKDMGKALKYSLKACDLGHIWACANTSRMYKLGEGTPKNNEKAELFKNRAKELHKEQKEFSQQLKFGQ, encoded by the exons ATGGAGAGGGTTGGACAAG GGTGTCAAAGGCTTGCTGATTACTTGGAagggattaaaaaaaattatgaagcaGCTGCTCAGGTATTGAAACACAACTGTGAGGAAAACCAGCACGGAGAAAGTTGCTATAAACTTGGCTCTTATTATATAGTTGGAAAAG GTGGATTACAACAAAATCTGAAGACTGCCTACGAATGCTTTGTTAAATCATGTGAAAAAGATGGTAAGAAGTCAGTTGATGCTTGCCATAACGCTGCATTGTTAGCTCATGATGGACAAGTATTCGATACGAAACCAGACTCTGTGAAAGCCAGAGATTACTACACCAAAGCTTGCAATGGAAATTTTGCACCCAGCTGTTTCAACCTAAGTACCATCTACATCCAGGGAGCATCAGGAGTGACCAAGGATATGGGCAAGGCCCTAAAATATTCTCTGAAAGCATGTGATCTAGGGCATATCTGGGCATGTGCAAATACAAGTCGAATGTACAAATTAGGAGAGGGTACacctaaaaataatgaaaaagctGAACTTTTCAAAAACAGAGCAAAGGAATTGCATAAGGAGCAAAAGGAATTTTCACAGCAATTAAAGTTTGGACAGTAA